The Streptomyces sp. NBC_00102 genome segment GTGGCGATGGCCTTCGTGCCGACCATCATCCGGGCGAACTCGATGATCATGAACATCTGGCGGATGCCGTCGTGCTTGTCGCCGATCAGCCAGCCCTTGGCGGGGTGCTGGTCGCCGAAGGTCATCTCGCAGGTGTTGGAGGCCTTGAGGCCCATCTTGTGCTCGACGTTGGTGGCGTAGACGCCGTTGCGCTCGCCCAGCTCGCCGGTCTCCCAGTCGAAGTGGAACTTCGGGACGAGGAAGAGCGACAGGCCCTTGGTGCCGGGTCCGGCGCCCTCGGGGCGGGCCAGCACGTAGTGGAGGATGTTCTCCGACATGTCGTGCTCGCCGGACGTGATGAAGCGCTTCACGCCCTCGATGTGCCAGGAGCCGTCCTCCTGCTGGACCGCCTTGGTGCGCCCGGCGCCGACGTCCGAACCGGCGTCCGGCTCGGTCAGTACCATCGTCGAGCCCCACTGCTTCTCGACGGCGATCTCGGCGACCTTCTTCTGCGCGTCGTTGCCCTCGGCGAAGAGGATGCCGGCGAACGCGGGGCCCGAGGAGTACATCCAGATGGCCGGGTTGGCGCCGAGCAGCAGCTCCGCGTAGGCCCAGATCAGGGAGCGCGGGGAGGTGGTGCCGCCGATCTCCTCCGGCAGGCCCAGGCGCCAGTACTCGGAGTCCATGAACGCCTGGTAGGAGCGCTTGAAGGTCTCCGGGACGGGCGCGGTGTTGGTCGCGGGGTCGAAGACCGGCGGGTTGCGGTCGGCGTCGGTGTAGGAGTCGGCGAGTTCGTTCTCCGCGAGGCGGGTGACCTCGTCGAGGATGCTCTTCGCGGTCTCGACGTCCATCTCCGCGAACGGGCCGGTGCCGTACAGCTTGTCGCGCCCGAGCACCTCGAAGAGGTTGAACTCGATGTCGCGGAGATTCGACTTGTAGTGCCCCATGGGAAGGCTCCGTAATCAATAGCAGTGACGCGCAGCGCCCCGGGGAGTGATGCGGGTCGGGCGACGGGCTGTGCGGAAGGCCGGCCGGCTGCATGACGCGTATCAGTCGACCTCTCCGATGATGCTACCCGCGAGTAATAAGGCGCAACCCCTGGAGCCGGAGATGTGTCCGATTACTCTTTGGGGCATGTACGGCTACGACCAGAACCCGGGTGCACAGCAGCAGATGGGTCAGATGGGGCAGATGGGCGGCGGCTACGCCGAGCAGCCGCTGTACCCCGAGCCTTCGCCGCCTTCCCTGGCGGACGCGGTACGGGCCTTCACCAC includes the following:
- a CDS encoding acyl-CoA dehydrogenase produces the protein MGHYKSNLRDIEFNLFEVLGRDKLYGTGPFAEMDVETAKSILDEVTRLAENELADSYTDADRNPPVFDPATNTAPVPETFKRSYQAFMDSEYWRLGLPEEIGGTTSPRSLIWAYAELLLGANPAIWMYSSGPAFAGILFAEGNDAQKKVAEIAVEKQWGSTMVLTEPDAGSDVGAGRTKAVQQEDGSWHIEGVKRFITSGEHDMSENILHYVLARPEGAGPGTKGLSLFLVPKFHFDWETGELGERNGVYATNVEHKMGLKASNTCEMTFGDQHPAKGWLIGDKHDGIRQMFMIIEFARMMVGTKAIATLSTGYLNALEYAKERVQGSDLSQFMDKTAPKVTITHHPDVRRSLMTQKAYAEGMRSLVLYTASVQDAIQVKEAAGEDSKALHGLNDLLLPIVKGYGSERSYEQLAQSLQTFGGSGYLQEYPIEQYIRDAKIDTLYEGTTAIQGQDFFFRKIVRDQGASLNTLSEEIKKFLAGAQGNEELAPALDSLAKAAVDLEAIVGTMITDLTATGEDVKSIYKVGLNTTRLLLSSGDVVVGYLLLKGAAVAAEKLPTASAKDVAFYQGKIAAAKFFAANVLPGVSTERALAESVDNSLMELDEAAF